The Candidatus Phytoplasma asteris DNA segment AATCACAGGTCTAAAAGAAGGGTTTAATTTTTTTTCTAAATATTTAGCCAAAGTATTATTACACTGAATTAAAACCAAATAAATTATGGAAAGAAGGACAAAAGGAGTTATGACATCAGCAGTAATTCCCATATTTCGGTTAGCAATCCAGCCCATTTCAACAAGCCCAATAAAAGCAAAAAAGGTACAATCTTTAATATTGGTAATAAATTGAGTCATGACAAAAGGAACTGATTTTTTTAATGCTTGCGGAAAAATAATATTGTAAAAAGTTTGTCTTTGAGTCATTCCCAAAGAAAAAGCAGCCTCAATTTGTCCTTTATCAACAAATTTAATATTTTGCATTAAAATCATAGTAAGACTTGCACCAGCATTAAGAGTAATTACAAATAATGCAGCATGTATTTGATTAATTTGGGGAAATCCATCAGGAAATAAATCAGGCATAAGGCCTTTACTAGGCCACCACAAACTAGTAGAAAACCATACTAACATTACTTGAGCTGCAATTGGCACTTCTTTTAATAACCAAATATAAGTATCAACACATTTAGAAATCATTTTATAACATGCTTTTACAAAAGTGTTATTAGTTCTTGTATTTGTTACTTTAGTCTTTGTGACTACTAAAAATAAAACTAATAAAAAACCTATTAATAAGCCATCAATACTAATTAATAAGGTATTATATAACCCTTTTTATAAGATGGGAAATTATAACACATTTTTTGCCACAAACCTAAATTTTTAATATTTCTCATTTTATAAGTAGCATTATAAACTCTATCTTCAAATTCTTTTAATTTGTCTCTAATGCTATTAAGTTTTTTTTCTAAACGAATTATTTCGCTTGTTTCTTTTGTATTGTCTTGTTCGTTGCTACTTCTTGTAGTTGTTTCTAAATTATTAAATTCTTTTTCTTGTGCTTGTTTTTCTTGAGCTTTTTTCTTGTAATTTTGTGTATCTATCTTTAACATTTTGTAATTTGGTTTGGTCTTTGTCTAAACATTGTTCCAAAGTATCAAATTCTAATTTTATTTCTTCAAATTGATTTTTTAATGAAATGTGTGCGGCTATGGTTTTTTATTTTTCTGTATCATCTTCAAAAGCAAAGGCACATTTTTTAAAACTCTAAATTTTTGTTCTTCTTGGGTTCTTTGGTTTAAGTTTTGATT contains these protein-coding regions:
- a CDS encoding ABC transporter permease subunit, with product MISKCVDTYIWLLKEVPIAAQVMLVWFSTSLWWPSKGLMPDLFPDGFPQINQIHAALFVITLNAGASLTMILMQNIKFVDKGQIEAAFSLGMTQRQTFYNIIFPQALKKSVPFVMTQFITNIKDCTFFAFIGLVEMGWIANRNMGITADVITPFVLLSIIYLVLIQCNNTLAKYLEKKLNPSFRPVISV